GGTCGTGACGCCCCCGGCGGTCTCCTCGACGATCCGGCCCGCCGCGTCGCGGACGAAGTCGATCCGTTCGCCCATTCCGTTGACCCGCGAGACGATCCGGCCCAGCGCGTCATGGGTGTAGGCGACGGTGCTTCCGTTGAAGTCGGTCTCCTGCACCAGATTGCCCGCCGCGTCGTACCGATAGGTCCAGCGCCGCCCGTCCGGCCGGATGACCGAGGTGACCCGGAGCTCCGCGTCGTGCTCGAAGCGGGACGTGGTCCCGTCGGGTCCCGTTCGGGCGGTGAGCACCCCGAACGGCCCGTACTCGCTGCGGGTCACCCTGCCCTGTGCGTCGACGTGTTCGACGCAGTTGCCCTCGCCGTCGTAGCTCCAGGTCTGCGTCCGGCCGTCCGGTCCGGTCTCCCAGGCGGGCAGGCCCTCCACGGTCCAACCGAAGCGGGTCGTCTCGCCGGTCGGTTCGGTGCCTGCGGTCAGTCGTGCGAAGGCGTCGTACTCGAAGGTCGTGGTCGAGCCTGCCGGATCGGTCGTGGCGACGACCAGTCCGCGATTATCGAATCGGGTGCGGGTCACTCCGCCGAGCGCGTCGGTGACGATGATCTGGTCGGCCTCGTAGGCGTAACTCGTCGTCGCGCCGGTCGGTTCGATCTCGGCTCGCAGCGCACCGCTGGAGTCGTACTCCCAACGATGCACCGCGCCGTCGGGCTCGATGCGGCGCAGCGGCCGATGCCGTTGCGTGTAGACGGTCTCGGTGCGGGTCCCGTCCGGGTGCGTGACCGAGACCAGATCGCCTGCGGCGTCCCAGGTCTGTGTGGTCACGCCGCCGTGGGGATCAGTGCGGGTCAGCAGCCGATCGTGGGTGTCCCAGGTGTACGCGGTCGTGTTGCCCAACGAGTCGGTCTCGGACTCCACTCGGCCCGCGTCGTCGAAGCGGAAGGTCTTGGTGGCACCCAGCGCGTTGGCATAGGTGCTGACCCGAGCCCGGCTGTCGTAGGTGAAGACGCCGCTGACGAAGCCACCGGTACCCGAGGTCCGCACGCAGCGTCCCTCGCCGTCGTAGTCGTAGCGGTACTCGACGCCGGTGCGGTCGCGCCAGGAGGTGATCCGCCCGGCCCCGTCATAGTGGAAGACCATCGGGGCGCCGGAGGAGTTGGTGACCTCGGCGAGCCTGCCCACGTCGTCGTAGTCGAATCGGGCCACCTCGGTCTCGCCGTCGTTCTCGTCGACGAGGTGGAAACCGGTGATCCGACCGCCCTGGTTGGACACCCGCACCCGGTATCCGGCGGAATGCCGCACCTCGGTCGGTAGTCCCGCCGCATCCCTGGCCACCTCGATGTGGTGGCCGGAGACATCGACGATCGCCCGCAACGGATGCAGGTGACTCGCGTCGGTCGCCGCCGCGAAGATCAGCTCGCGGTCGGACTCCGGCAGAGCCAGCGAGTAGCCGCCGTCGGCGTGGTGCGAGAGCACGATCCTGGGGCCCTCGATGGGCAGGCCGTCCGCACCGGCGGCGATCACCGGATAGTGCAGGACCATGCCGTCCGCTGCGTGATAGCGGGGACCGGTCGGCGTGATCTCGATGCGTTGATCGAGGGTGGAGCTCCAGGACGGCCCGAACAACCGGCCGGACCGGTACGACGAGAGATGTGTCCGGTCCAATACCAGTGGCAGCCACCCGTCGACGGTCAGATCCGACTGTGCGAGGACCATCTCGCCGGTGACGACGTCCACCGGGTCGGATTCGCAGAACCGGCTGTCGAGCGACCTGGTGTTGCCGCCACCGCCGCCTCGGGCTCCGCTGGGGGACACGCCCGGCCCACCTCGGACGCCGCTGGGCGCGATCTCCGGTCCGCCGCGAGAGGACTCCGGAGTCCCCGCGCCGGGGCTGTTGTTGTTCGTGCCGGGCAGCGCATCGGGGCTCCGGCCGCCGCCGGTGTTGCCGCTGGGCGTGATCGACGGTGGTGCGTCGGTGCTGCGGGTGTCGGCGTTCTTGCTGGTCTTGATCTCCTTGAGGTGCTTGCCCGCGTCGGCGAAGTCGTCGCCGAGCTTCTTCAACAGCGGGGAGAGTTTGGACATCGAGGAGACGAGCTTCTGGATGAGCTGAGCGATCTTCGCTGCGGTCTCGGCGACCTTGGCGACCACCTTGGGAACCACCCAGACCATGCCGATGCCCAGGGTGAACAGAACTTGGAGTGCCCAGGAGACCATGGATCCGACGACGTCGGCGATGATGTCGCGGACGGCGTCGCGCACAGCACTGACGACTTCGCCCGCCATCTGGATGCCCTCGGCGGCTCCACCTGCGGCGGCTCCGGCGGCGAGGATCAGATTGGCGGTGTCGGTGGCGCGTTCGCGGTAGGCATCGGCTGCCGCACCGGTCCAGGTGGAGACGTCGGACTGGATCAGATTTCCCAGCTCCGTGGAGACCGCGTTGACCTCGTTGGCGACATTCGACCAGGTGTCGGCGTGGGATTGGATCTCATCGGGGCTGCCCGCGAGGGAGTCCAAGGCGTCGGATAACGGGCCGACGTGCTCCAACAACCAGCCGACGCCGTTGGAGATGATGGCCGCGAACGGGTCCAATGCGGACATCACCAATCCGGCGGTGCCCAACCCGGCTTCGAGCCAATCGCCGTTCTGGATCGCCTGATTCGTGGAGTTCACCGATTCGACCAGTGACAGACCCGACGTCGCTGTTGTCGAATCAACTACCTCGGCTACCAGTGGATTGCTCATCTACCACCAATCAGCTGGCTTGAGCCCGCGCGACGCAGAGCGATGCCGGGGTCTCCGCACTGGCATTACTTTCGGCCGAATTTCGGTGAAACAGAAAACAGTGCTTGGCAGAGTGATCGTTGCCGATCGTAGCGTTTCGTCGCGCAATGTCCAGCGGTGGGGCGAATGGCAATAGTGCGAGGCAGTGCAAGATTTGATTACTTATTCTCGATATCAACTATCGATAGGCTATTCGTGTCGAGTGTGGCGACGAGAACAGCCGGTTTTATTGTTCTCGGCGGCAACTGCGGGGGCAGCGCAGCCCGGCAGCTGCGGTCCGAGCAGACAGCCTGCGGCCAGCAGGCGCGAACCCGCCGTCAGACGACGAAAGCCGGGCCACCCAAGCGGCCGTCGGTCGGAAGACGGCGCCCGGAAGACCCGGCCCGTGAAGGTGTGTCCTGGGCTACCTCAGACCGCCGGCTGGCGATACACCGACAGCAGGTTCGTGCCCTGGTCGGACCAGCGCTGTTGCAGGGCGGTCGGGCCCTCTGCCGCGATGAAGTCGACCTCGGCGGACAGCAGCGGAATGAGCGTGATCAGTTGCAGGACGGGCCGCTCCGCGTTGTCGGTGAAGACATCGAACTCGTCCGACAGGTAGGGATGCGGGCAGGCCAGGACGCCCTGGACCCGGCTCTCGGGGATGATCAGCTCCGGAAAGCGAATCAGTCGGTCGTACTCCAGCCCTTCACCGCCCTGCACCGATGCCTCGGCGATCATGTGCACCAGCCCTCGGGCGAAACCCTGTTC
This Actinoalloteichus hymeniacidonis DNA region includes the following protein-coding sequences:
- a CDS encoding RHS repeat-associated core domain-containing protein, producing MNSTNQAIQNGDWLEAGLGTAGLVMSALDPFAAIISNGVGWLLEHVGPLSDALDSLAGSPDEIQSHADTWSNVANEVNAVSTELGNLIQSDVSTWTGAAADAYRERATDTANLILAAGAAAGGAAEGIQMAGEVVSAVRDAVRDIIADVVGSMVSWALQVLFTLGIGMVWVVPKVVAKVAETAAKIAQLIQKLVSSMSKLSPLLKKLGDDFADAGKHLKEIKTSKNADTRSTDAPPSITPSGNTGGGRSPDALPGTNNNSPGAGTPESSRGGPEIAPSGVRGGPGVSPSGARGGGGGNTRSLDSRFCESDPVDVVTGEMVLAQSDLTVDGWLPLVLDRTHLSSYRSGRLFGPSWSSTLDQRIEITPTGPRYHAADGMVLHYPVIAAGADGLPIEGPRIVLSHHADGGYSLALPESDRELIFAAATDASHLHPLRAIVDVSGHHIEVARDAAGLPTEVRHSAGYRVRVSNQGGRITGFHLVDENDGETEVARFDYDDVGRLAEVTNSSGAPMVFHYDGAGRITSWRDRTGVEYRYDYDGEGRCVRTSGTGGFVSGVFTYDSRARVSTYANALGATKTFRFDDAGRVESETDSLGNTTAYTWDTHDRLLTRTDPHGGVTTQTWDAAGDLVSVTHPDGTRTETVYTQRHRPLRRIEPDGAVHRWEYDSSGALRAEIEPTGATTSYAYEADQIIVTDALGGVTRTRFDNRGLVVATTDPAGSTTTFEYDAFARLTAGTEPTGETTRFGWTVEGLPAWETGPDGRTQTWSYDGEGNCVEHVDAQGRVTRSEYGPFGVLTARTGPDGTTSRFEHDAELRVTSVIRPDGRRWTYRYDAAGNLVQETDFNGSTVAYTHDALGRIVSRVNGMGERIDFVRDAAGRIVEETAGGVTTHYTHDPAGRLLRAANPDVELAYVYDESGRIATETCNGATTRFEYDELDRRVSRTTPTGVVSTWQHAADGLPSALRTAAHTVAFAYDASGREVHRGLGASASLAQTWEHGDRLRSQALTTAMLVNGVNRGSTVAQRRAWVYRGENEVIAVTDQLSGPREYELDVLGRAIGVQATGWRERYGYDDAGNLSVAEITAAGDAAAIPTETRLPARDTLGDRRHEGTLLTSAGSVRYDHDGQGRVVTRRLGHDAGEQVWRYEWDCFDRLVAVTTPSATRWRYRYDPHGRRISKERLDAAGQVAEQVRFGWDGDVLIEQVATTRTPDGAAAETATTWEWEPDGFRVLTQTERVAIGTPAARQWTDLSFHHVITDLIGTPLELVAPDGTVTWHGHSTLWGENLTGDPVGAIPLRFPGQYHDAETGLHYNRNRYYDPATGRYLTPDPLGLSPQLNHHEYVPNPITWSDPLGLKGKKKKKNKAGNQSGGQSVGQSGSRPATPVPQQSANPPPNTGGTGTCQSQSPSPKPTPAKPLTFAQLVGSGGGNQPATRPAVTPSMAGTATPRPPAAPAVTPQSTSTPAWKAPGPWGAGRPAITPDVTAARPAAPPPPVNAPADDGFQTVGGRRRPQARPPRDRLPDRIHHHAQYGEFRYGTATGGHMYSTAIDQPPPNNRYGSGAYGGRQDQTYDNGVTTMLQPKFDFPGNIGVQKYGESTMFPSHVGNSGVTNMANEAFRDSTSNNGMWTGGSTIPAGPGTTPKPIRITGPLDEAGNPTSSYWPVRG
- a CDS encoding suppressor of fused domain protein encodes the protein MADQGKFDGLLQHIERYAGQFRDAEGPDALGANRGFGLGVYEHPEYDMFTVVSNGVRFQQITSLLPEEFACSLIAEEQGFARGLVHMIAEASVQGGEGLEYDRLIRFPELIIPESRVQGVLACPHPYLSDEFDVFTDNAERPVLQLITLIPLLSAEVDFIAAEGPTALQQRWSDQGTNLLSVYRQPAV